The sequence AAAGAGCCTTCCCCTTTATATCCTGACCTATGCCTTGATGACCTTCATAACTCTCCCTTTCACAGATTATACAATCTCCCACGAGAATCTTATAGTAGGTTCAATACTCTCCGTTGCCTCTGCCCCTATAGTTCTAAGATTGTCCAGATTTTTTGGAGGGGACTTTCTACATATAGCCCTATCGTATGCAGTAATAAGCGAAATTGGAGCCCTTGTTAGCCTGTACCTCCTAGTTAACTTTGAAGTTTATCACTTAACGTATTTCGGCTTATTTGTTGAACTATTAAAAGATGGGCTGTTCCTAGGAGTCCTCCTTGGAATAAACTATTTCCTAAACGTCAAGCACAAGGTATTGATAATTCGAGCACTCAGGAATTTAAAGAGTGATGAAGCAGTTTTTGGCCTGGTAATGATTCTCGCAACCTCAATAGCACTTATCAGCGAAATGATTGGGCTTCACTTTAGTATCGGTGCTTTCGTCGTTGGACTTTTGCTTCACAGTGACCTAATAGGAACCAAGCAGTATAAGAGAGTGCACACAATAATATCCGGTGTAACCTACGGTATTTTTGCTCCAATCTTCTTTGCATGGAGAGGAATAAACTTTGAAACTGAATTTTCAGTGGAAGTGGTTTACTTCTTTATCCTAGTTTATATTATCAGACTCCTCCTGACCATGGGGTTCACCTGGAACAAGGATATTAGAAAAACGATAGTAAGGGCAAGCGGAATAGCGAGCTTTGGAGTTCTTGGACTGCTTGTGGGTGAGCTAGGATACGAATATGGAGTGTTAAGTCAGCACCTCTATGCACTGGCATCTTTGGCCAGTATCTTGGGAATGTTCGTCTCCACGACACTTGGAAGAGTTCTCTCGCCTAAAAATTCCTAGCTTTTTCTAGCCTATTTTTGGTTTTAGATCTTTTCAAGACGTTCTAAGGGGATATGGAACAATCTGTCCCTTTTTACAATTATTCTGAGCAAAGGCGAAAGGTTTATAAGCAAACCTACATGTAACACCAAATTGACAGCAGAATTCTTAGTTAAATAAGCTCAAAATCATGATTAACCAGAAAATATATGAAAAAAGAGGAGGTAAACCGGTATGAGCTGGACAACTCCAAAAAAAGCCATTTTACTCGCTGCAAGTGCTGAGGGGGGAACAAAATTAAACGCATTCGATAACGCTTTACTCAAAATGGGGATTGGAAACGTCAACTTGGTAAAGCTCAGCAGTGTCATTCCAGCCCACATCGAGTGGATTGATGAGCTCCCCAAAAATATTCCAATAGGAATGCTCCTCCCCACAGTTTACGCTCACATAGAAAGCGACGAACCAGGATCAACAATTAGCGCTGCTCTTGGTGTGGGGATTAGCGAGGACAACACGGGAGGACTAATCTACGAATACAGCGGCTACTGCACCAAAGAAGAAGCCGAAAGAATGGTAAAGAAAATGGTAGAAGAGGGCTTCAGAGTTAGGGGCTGGAAGCTTAAGGAATTCAAAGCTGCCGTTGCCGAGATAACGGTTAAGGATAAACCTGCTGCCGCCGTTGCGGCCGTTGTTATGCTGCCTTATTGATCTTTCAATTTTCCAAAAAGTAGAGGGAGGTGTTGCGGATGGAGGGAGGTGAAGGCGATGGCTCAAGTAGTCGAAACCCCGATAGGAATGCACGTTGTTTTGGATCTCTACGAATGCGATCCTCAAATACTGGACGACATAGAGAAGATAGAAGAAATACTTACCAAGGCTGCTGAAGTAGCGAATGCGACTATTATTGATAAACGCTTCCACAAGTTTTCTCCTCAAGGCGTTTCTGGTGTGGTTGTCGTTTCTGAGAGCCATATAGCAATTCACACATGGCCTGAGCATGGCTATGCTGCCGTTGATGTTTACACGTGCGGGGATCATACAATGCCCCTTAAGGCGAGTGAGTATATTATCAAAGAATTAAAATGCAAAAAACCAACTGTTGTAAAGCTCGATAGGGGGCTTCTCTTTAAGGAGTGATCTCTTTTCTTTTATTACCCTCCTCAAATCTGATTTTTTGTTGAATATTAAGCAAACTGGAGGCAAAAGTTTAAAAGACATCTGATAAGCTTTCAACCGAGGTGAGCATAATGGAATTCATCGAGTGGTATCCCAAGGGATATGGCGTGGGATTTAAAGTTGTTTCAAAAATAACTGAAGTAGAGAGCGAATATCAGAAGATAGAGCTTTATGAGACTGAGGGTTTTGGAAAACTTCTTGTAATTGATGGTACCGTCCAGCTCGTTGAACATGGCGAGAGAAGTTATCACGAGCCATTGGTTCATCCTGTCATGCTCGCCCATCCAAATCCAAAGAAAGTTCTCGTCATAGGAGGGGGAGATGGGGGAACTTTAAGGGAAGTGCTTGAGCACAAGACCGTTGAAAAGGCAGTTATGGTGGAGATAGACGAAAAAGTTGTTGAGATTTCAATAAAATACTTGAAAATCGATGGAGGACTTCTGGAGAGAGCTCTCAAAGGAGAAGAGCCAAGAGCAGAGCTCATAATAGGGGATGGCGTTGAATACATGAAGAGGCACAAAGATCACTTTGACGTCATAATCGTGGACTCAACGGATCCTGTTGGCCCTGCGAAGCTGTTGTTCAGCGAAGAATTCTATAGAAATGCATACGAAGCTCTGGGAGAGAGAGGCTTGTACATTACACAAGCGGGAAGCGTTTATCTCTTTACAGATGAACTTCTTGATGCCTACAAAAACATGAAGAAGGTCTTTGATAGGGTTTACTACTTCAGCTTT comes from Thermococcus alcaliphilus and encodes:
- a CDS encoding cation:proton antiporter, encoding MEIGVIGYVFTIIAIARLFAEIFERLGYPGFLGEISAGLVLGSFLVSMPREELNLLAELGVFFLMMYAGLELTPEEVHLGGKKSLPLYILTYALMTFITLPFTDYTISHENLIVGSILSVASAPIVLRLSRFFGGDFLHIALSYAVISEIGALVSLYLLVNFEVYHLTYFGLFVELLKDGLFLGVLLGINYFLNVKHKVLIIRALRNLKSDEAVFGLVMILATSIALISEMIGLHFSIGAFVVGLLLHSDLIGTKQYKRVHTIISGVTYGIFAPIFFAWRGINFETEFSVEVVYFFILVYIIRLLLTMGFTWNKDIRKTIVRASGIASFGVLGLLVGELGYEYGVLSQHLYALASLASILGMFVSTTLGRVLSPKNS
- a CDS encoding pyruvoyl-dependent arginine decarboxylase, with amino-acid sequence MSWTTPKKAILLAASAEGGTKLNAFDNALLKMGIGNVNLVKLSSVIPAHIEWIDELPKNIPIGMLLPTVYAHIESDEPGSTISAALGVGISEDNTGGLIYEYSGYCTKEEAERMVKKMVEEGFRVRGWKLKEFKAAVAEITVKDKPAAAVAAVVMLPY
- the speD gene encoding adenosylmethionine decarboxylase; this encodes MAQVVETPIGMHVVLDLYECDPQILDDIEKIEEILTKAAEVANATIIDKRFHKFSPQGVSGVVVVSESHIAIHTWPEHGYAAVDVYTCGDHTMPLKASEYIIKELKCKKPTVVKLDRGLLFKE
- the speE gene encoding polyamine aminopropyltransferase encodes the protein MEFIEWYPKGYGVGFKVVSKITEVESEYQKIELYETEGFGKLLVIDGTVQLVEHGERSYHEPLVHPVMLAHPNPKKVLVIGGGDGGTLREVLEHKTVEKAVMVEIDEKVVEISIKYLKIDGGLLERALKGEEPRAELIIGDGVEYMKRHKDHFDVIIVDSTDPVGPAKLLFSEEFYRNAYEALGERGLYITQAGSVYLFTDELLDAYKNMKKVFDRVYYFSFPVIGYASPWSFLVGVKGDIDFTKTDLDRAKNLNLQYYDPERHETLFQMPKYVRELLEGKA